Proteins encoded by one window of Mercenaria mercenaria strain notata chromosome 4, MADL_Memer_1, whole genome shotgun sequence:
- the LOC123553525 gene encoding uncharacterized protein LOC123553525 — translation MAKIYGICFATLGLIVAFSFVHSQQTSSKSPLEKQLRANLTKLVQFVIHPTAKPSTELISHALAAGSIPTTEMERVAYLGILQRIARNTPELVKQFTTVTSNPDGAQTKSVDEIGLSSYVVMRALQYVQKEHNAIAARGNLSDIVNTASAASSVRNAATI, via the exons ATGGCAAAGATTTACGGAATATGTTTTGCTACTTTGGGTTTGATTGTGGCATTTTCTTTCG ttcataGCCAGCAAACCAGTTCCAAATCACCCTTGGAGAAACAGCTGAGAGcaaatttaaccaaacttgttcAGTTTGTCATTCATCCTACTGCAAAACCGTCGACGGAGCTGATTTCCCATGCTCTTGCCGCCGGAAGTATACCCACCACCGAGATGGAGAGAGTTGCCTACCTCGGTATTTTACAGCGGATAGCCAGAAATACGCCCGAACTCGTCAAACAGTTTACAACTGTCACTTCCAATCCTGATGGTGCCCAGACTAAAAGCGTAGACGAAATAGGTCTTTCCAGTTATGTTGTAATGAGGGCCCTACAGTATGTACAAAAAGAACATAATGCTATAGCGGCCCGAGGAAATCTCAGCGATATTGTGAATACAGCGTCGGCAGCATCCAGTGTGAGGAACGCAGCTaccatttaa